One segment of Paenibacillus sp. FSL R7-0337 DNA contains the following:
- a CDS encoding YxcD family protein produces the protein MGVTVLSMDEIINAICLHMAERKAVRVEEVQVELSWDEDTGYTAEVWIQGRSQYLVESNMIESILRYVHSEYGIRAYREDVRLELDEEITAVVNT, from the coding sequence ATGGGTGTTACCGTTCTCAGTATGGACGAGATTATCAATGCGATCTGCCTGCATATGGCGGAACGCAAGGCTGTTCGGGTGGAGGAAGTCCAGGTGGAACTGAGCTGGGACGAGGACACCGGATACACCGCAGAGGTCTGGATACAAGGACGCAGCCAGTACCTGGTAGAGTCCAACATGATTGAGTCCATTCTTCGCTACGTACACAGCGAATACGGCATCCGAGCCTACCGTGAAGATGTTCGGCTGGAGCTGGACGAAGAGATTACAGCAGTTGTGAACACGTAA
- a CDS encoding carboxypeptidase M32, protein MEQQVREQWDKFSELLFKIRGYYEAIGLLGWDLRTGAPRKGVETRSATLGMLSGEAFRLQVSEEIGAFTEYLSRPEVAEQLDGNQNKIVKDTRKEYQRSKSIPSKTFEEYSVLTAHAQTVWEEAKDDNDFASFEPYLTKIVAFKQEFVDYWGVQGSRYDTLLDMYEPDLTVEKVDAIFTRLRSRLVPLAEAINASPNKPDTEFLSQIFPKEQQEKFGLFLLEQMGYDFEAGRLDESVHPFATGLNPGDVRITTNYLLDNVTSSIFSSLHEGGHALYEQNFGEELIGTPLAQGASMGIHESQSRLWENMIGRSRAFWQRYYGDLQQHFPEQLADVEMEDFYRAINSVGNSFIRIEADELTYNLHIIVRYEIEKLIFNEGLEVKDLPKTWNAKYQEYLGITPPTDALGVLQDVHWSGGDFGYFASYSLGNMYAAQMLNTLRKELPEFEELIAAGNLLPIKEWLTGKVYRYGQSLTPSQIIEQVTGEPLNPDYLADYLEAKYTELYKL, encoded by the coding sequence ATGGAACAGCAGGTCCGGGAACAATGGGATAAATTCAGCGAGCTATTATTTAAAATCAGAGGCTATTATGAAGCAATTGGACTTCTGGGCTGGGATCTGCGTACAGGCGCGCCCCGCAAAGGCGTAGAGACCCGTTCTGCCACGCTCGGTATGCTGAGTGGAGAGGCGTTCAGACTCCAGGTATCTGAGGAGATCGGAGCGTTCACAGAGTATCTCAGCCGCCCGGAAGTAGCGGAGCAGCTGGACGGTAATCAGAATAAGATTGTCAAGGATACGCGCAAGGAGTACCAGCGGAGCAAGAGCATTCCTTCCAAGACCTTCGAGGAATATTCGGTGCTCACCGCCCATGCGCAGACCGTGTGGGAAGAGGCTAAGGATGATAATGATTTCGCCTCCTTCGAGCCATATCTGACCAAGATTGTGGCCTTCAAACAAGAGTTCGTTGATTACTGGGGCGTACAAGGCTCGCGGTATGACACACTGCTGGATATGTACGAGCCGGATTTGACGGTTGAGAAGGTGGATGCTATCTTCACCCGTCTGCGCAGCCGTCTTGTTCCGCTGGCCGAAGCGATCAATGCTTCGCCGAACAAGCCGGACACCGAATTCCTGAGCCAAATCTTCCCCAAGGAGCAACAGGAGAAGTTCGGCCTCTTCTTACTCGAACAGATGGGCTATGATTTCGAGGCAGGACGTCTGGATGAGAGTGTGCATCCGTTCGCAACGGGCCTGAACCCCGGCGATGTCCGAATTACAACGAACTATCTGCTCGACAATGTGACCAGCTCCATCTTCAGTTCGCTGCATGAGGGCGGACATGCTCTGTACGAGCAAAATTTCGGTGAAGAGCTGATCGGTACACCGTTGGCACAGGGCGCCTCCATGGGAATTCATGAATCCCAGTCCAGACTGTGGGAGAATATGATCGGCCGCAGCCGGGCCTTCTGGCAGCGTTACTATGGCGATCTGCAGCAGCATTTCCCGGAGCAGCTTGCGGACGTGGAGATGGAAGACTTTTACCGGGCAATCAACAGCGTAGGCAATTCCTTCATTCGGATCGAAGCCGATGAACTGACGTATAACCTGCATATTATTGTGCGTTATGAGATTGAGAAGCTGATTTTCAATGAAGGGCTTGAAGTCAAGGACTTGCCTAAGACCTGGAACGCGAAGTATCAGGAATACTTAGGTATTACACCGCCTACGGATGCGCTTGGCGTGCTGCAGGATGTTCATTGGTCCGGTGGAGATTTCGGCTATTTCGCTTCCTATTCCTTGGGTAACATGTATGCGGCCCAGATGCTGAACACTCTGCGCAAGGAGCTGCCGGAGTTCGAAGAGCTGATTGCTGCCGGTAACCTGCTGCCGATCAAAGAATGGCTGACGGGCAAGGTATACCGCTACGGCCAGAGCCTGACCCCTTCCCAGATTATCGAGCAAGTCACAGGCGAACCGCTGAATCCCGATTATCTGGCAGATTATCTGGAAGCGAAGTATACAGAGCTCTACAAGCTATAA
- a CDS encoding pectinesterase family protein, with amino-acid sequence MLVGKEGFCDYSTIQAAVDALERLDPDIEATLYIMPGVYKEEVRVYRSCLRIIGIGQVEITMNRYARELDEKGEEIGTFATPTLFLGGWKLVLENLTISNTAGQGSEVGQAVAVYAHCDETVFRNCTFKGHQDTLFTGPLPPAPRERLLFGGIPLREQHAQYRQLYQHCHIEGTVDYIFGGATAYFEHCTLHSLRGSGGHAGYITAASTPEGQAYGYVFSHCYLSAEPGTAPVFLGRPWREHAKTVFVDCRMGHHIHPQGWAHWGEPANEQTVRYAEYTSEGTAAILRQRRVPWAELHGSGAARAGRDDVLAGFHTPEG; translated from the coding sequence ATGCTGGTGGGCAAGGAGGGCTTTTGCGATTACTCTACCATTCAAGCGGCAGTCGATGCCCTGGAACGGCTGGACCCGGACATAGAGGCTACGCTCTACATTATGCCGGGAGTGTATAAGGAGGAGGTGCGGGTCTACCGCTCCTGTCTCCGTATCATCGGCATCGGACAAGTGGAGATCACGATGAACCGCTATGCCCGGGAGCTGGATGAGAAGGGGGAAGAGATCGGGACCTTTGCCACTCCCACCCTGTTCCTGGGCGGCTGGAAGCTGGTGCTGGAGAATCTGACTATTTCTAATACAGCGGGACAAGGCAGTGAGGTAGGACAGGCTGTGGCGGTGTACGCCCATTGTGATGAGACGGTATTCCGAAATTGTACCTTCAAGGGCCATCAGGACACACTGTTCACTGGTCCGCTGCCGCCGGCTCCCAGAGAGCGTCTGCTGTTCGGCGGGATTCCGCTCAGGGAGCAGCACGCGCAGTACCGCCAGCTGTACCAGCACTGTCACATTGAGGGAACGGTAGATTATATTTTTGGCGGAGCAACGGCCTACTTCGAGCATTGTACGCTGCACAGCCTGCGGGGTAGCGGAGGCCATGCAGGCTACATCACGGCAGCCTCCACTCCCGAAGGGCAGGCCTACGGCTACGTGTTCAGCCATTGTTATCTGAGCGCTGAGCCGGGCACAGCTCCTGTATTCCTGGGCCGCCCATGGCGGGAGCATGCCAAGACTGTCTTTGTGGATTGCCGGATGGGCCACCATATCCACCCCCAAGGCTGGGCTCATTGGGGCGAGCCTGCCAATGAGCAGACGGTCAGGTATGCGGAGTACACTTCTGAAGGAACTGCGGCGATTCTGAGGCAGCGGCGTGTGCCTTGGGCTGAGCTGCACGGAAGCGGCGCAGCGCGGGCTGGCAGGGACGATGTACTGGCCGGGTTCCATACGCCGGAAGGATAA
- a CDS encoding KH domain-containing protein, giving the protein MEELVGVIAKALVDHPEDVAVRTVEKDHLIVYELSVHPDDVGKVIGKQGRIAKALRTVVTSAAVKSDKRVTVDILS; this is encoded by the coding sequence ATGGAAGAATTAGTTGGTGTTATTGCTAAGGCTTTAGTGGATCATCCGGAGGATGTGGCCGTACGGACCGTGGAGAAGGATCACCTGATTGTCTATGAGCTCTCCGTGCATCCTGATGATGTCGGTAAGGTCATCGGCAAGCAGGGACGGATCGCCAAAGCGCTTCGTACCGTAGTCACATCTGCAGCAGTCAAAAGTGATAAACGCGTTACCGTGGATATTTTATCTTAA
- the ylqF gene encoding ribosome biogenesis GTPase YlqF — protein sequence MAIQWFPGHMTRARRQIEDKLKLIDVAIELLDSRLPISSRNPMIDDILRDKPRLIILNKADLADPEATRKWLAYFKEQGHVAYPVDASTGTGIKEIPEQVKLLLKDKIDRQIAKGMNPRAMRALIVGIPNVGKSTLINRMAGRNIAITGDRPGVTKGQQWIKTGGSLELLDTPGILWPRFEDQAVGYKLAVTGAIKEEILNIEDIAYYAVKYLVKDYGSRFKERFDISKLPEDLENPDEIVAVMEAVGRKRGCLMSGGRVDLEKASRALLHELRAGKLGRFTLETPE from the coding sequence TTGGCCATTCAATGGTTTCCTGGTCATATGACGAGGGCTAGACGGCAAATCGAGGATAAGCTGAAGCTAATTGATGTTGCAATAGAACTGCTTGATTCCCGTCTGCCGATTTCGAGCCGCAATCCGATGATTGACGATATTTTGCGGGACAAGCCAAGACTGATTATTCTAAATAAAGCAGATCTGGCCGATCCGGAAGCTACGCGCAAGTGGCTGGCTTATTTCAAGGAGCAGGGTCATGTTGCCTATCCGGTAGATGCTTCTACTGGCACTGGAATTAAAGAAATTCCGGAGCAGGTGAAGCTGCTGCTAAAGGACAAGATCGACCGGCAAATTGCCAAGGGCATGAATCCGCGTGCGATGCGGGCACTGATTGTGGGCATTCCCAACGTAGGCAAATCGACTCTCATTAACCGGATGGCAGGAAGAAATATTGCAATTACCGGTGACCGTCCGGGGGTTACCAAGGGCCAGCAATGGATTAAGACCGGCGGTAGTCTGGAACTATTGGATACGCCGGGGATTCTTTGGCCGAGGTTCGAGGACCAGGCGGTAGGCTATAAGCTGGCAGTAACCGGGGCCATTAAGGAAGAAATCCTGAATATTGAGGATATCGCTTATTATGCGGTGAAATATCTGGTGAAGGATTACGGAAGCCGGTTCAAGGAGCGCTTCGATATCAGTAAGCTGCCGGAGGACTTAGAGAACCCGGATGAAATCGTAGCCGTTATGGAAGCGGTAGGGCGTAAGCGCGGTTGTCTGATGAGCGGTGGCCGTGTAGATCTGGAGAAGGCTTCACGCGCGCTGCTGCATGAGCTTCGTGCCGGGAAGCTTGGACGCTTCACGCTGGAGACACCTGAATAG
- the rimM gene encoding ribosome maturation factor RimM (Essential for efficient processing of 16S rRNA): MTEELTVGRLVNTHGIRGEVKILSHTDFPEVRFAPGNKLLLIPADGSPKFEVTIESAKEHKGMYIAKLKGYTNINEIEKYKGSMLKVPSDNLVELPENEYYFHQIVGCEVYTDEDASQPLGTITEILQPGANDVWVVKPKKGQDILIPVINDVVLDVNIADKKITVHLMEGLLP; encoded by the coding sequence ATGACAGAAGAGTTAACCGTAGGCAGACTGGTGAATACGCACGGCATTCGCGGAGAGGTCAAGATCCTGTCGCATACCGATTTCCCGGAAGTGCGGTTTGCACCCGGCAACAAGCTGCTGCTGATTCCCGCAGACGGAAGCCCGAAATTCGAGGTTACGATAGAATCGGCGAAAGAACATAAAGGAATGTATATCGCCAAGCTGAAGGGGTATACGAATATTAATGAGATCGAGAAATACAAAGGCAGTATGCTCAAGGTGCCTAGTGATAATCTGGTTGAGCTGCCGGAGAACGAGTATTACTTCCACCAGATCGTAGGCTGTGAAGTCTACACGGATGAAGATGCCAGCCAGCCGCTGGGAACGATTACAGAGATTCTGCAGCCCGGGGCCAACGATGTCTGGGTAGTGAAGCCGAAGAAGGGCCAGGATATTCTGATTCCGGTTATTAACGATGTAGTGCTGGACGTCAATATTGCAGACAAAAAAATCACCGTGCATCTCATGGAAGGGCTGCTCCCATGA
- the ffh gene encoding signal recognition particle protein yields MAFEGLTGRLQNVFSKLRGKGKVSEDDVNEAMREVRLALLEADVNFKVVKDFVSKVKEKSVGTEVMDSFTPGMVIIDIVNKELTELMGGSQAKLAKSNKPPTVIMMTGLQGAGKTTTSGKLAKLLQKGNHRPLLVAADIYRPAAIKQLQVLGEQIKVPVFSLGDQTSPVEIARQGVQHAKDNNLDYVIIDTAGRLHIDEELMEELKQIHNIVTPDEVLLVVDAMTGQDAVNVADSFNKQLELTGVVLTKLDGDTRGGAALSVKAVTGCPIKFAALGEKIDALEPFHPERMASRILGMGDMLSLIEKAQANIDTEKAKEMERKMRNAEFTFDDFLEQMDQVKKLGPIDQILDMLPGMNKAKGMKDLKVDDKQMGRVEAIVHSMTKAEKAQPEIINHNRRKRIAAGSGTNVAEVNRLIKQFDEMRKMMKQFSGMMGGGGGKGGKKNAMKQLKGLAGKGGMKFPFR; encoded by the coding sequence ATGGCATTTGAAGGATTAACCGGAAGATTGCAGAATGTGTTCAGCAAACTGCGCGGCAAAGGGAAAGTATCCGAAGATGACGTAAACGAAGCGATGCGTGAAGTGCGGCTGGCCCTTCTGGAAGCCGATGTTAACTTCAAGGTCGTCAAGGACTTTGTGTCTAAGGTGAAAGAGAAGTCTGTTGGCACGGAAGTGATGGACAGCTTCACGCCAGGCATGGTTATCATCGATATTGTGAACAAGGAACTGACTGAGCTGATGGGCGGAAGCCAGGCGAAGCTGGCTAAGTCGAACAAGCCGCCGACGGTCATCATGATGACGGGTCTGCAGGGCGCGGGGAAGACGACCACATCCGGTAAGCTGGCGAAGCTGCTGCAGAAGGGCAATCACCGCCCGCTGCTCGTAGCCGCCGACATCTACCGTCCGGCTGCGATTAAGCAATTGCAGGTGCTCGGAGAACAGATCAAGGTTCCTGTCTTCTCGCTGGGTGATCAGACCAGTCCGGTAGAGATTGCCAGACAAGGTGTTCAGCATGCGAAGGATAATAACTTGGATTATGTGATTATTGATACGGCAGGCCGCCTGCATATTGATGAAGAGCTGATGGAAGAGCTGAAGCAGATCCATAACATTGTAACTCCAGACGAAGTGCTCCTGGTAGTCGATGCTATGACCGGTCAGGATGCTGTGAATGTGGCGGACAGCTTCAACAAGCAGCTGGAGCTTACCGGCGTAGTGCTTACGAAGCTTGACGGCGACACCCGTGGGGGTGCTGCGTTATCAGTCAAGGCGGTCACCGGCTGCCCGATCAAATTCGCCGCTCTCGGCGAGAAGATCGATGCGCTGGAGCCGTTCCATCCGGAGCGGATGGCTTCGCGGATACTTGGTATGGGCGACATGCTGTCGCTGATCGAGAAGGCTCAGGCCAACATCGATACCGAGAAAGCCAAGGAAATGGAACGTAAGATGCGTAATGCGGAGTTCACGTTCGATGATTTCCTGGAGCAGATGGATCAGGTGAAGAAGCTTGGACCGATCGATCAGATTCTTGATATGCTTCCCGGCATGAACAAGGCCAAGGGCATGAAGGACCTGAAGGTGGATGATAAGCAGATGGGCCGTGTCGAAGCCATTGTTCATTCCATGACCAAGGCCGAGAAAGCCCAGCCTGAGATTATCAACCACAACCGCCGCAAGCGTATTGCAGCAGGCAGCGGTACCAACGTCGCTGAGGTGAACCGGCTCATCAAGCAATTCGATGAAATGCGCAAGATGATGAAGCAGTTCTCCGGTATGATGGGCGGCGGAGGCGGCAAGGGTGGTAAGAAGAACGCCATGAAGCAGCTCAAGGGCCTTGCCGGCAAAGGCGGCATGAAGTTCCCGTTCCGTTGA
- the rplS gene encoding 50S ribosomal protein L19, with amino-acid sequence MNILQAITQEQLRKDIPSFRPGDTLKVHVKVIEGTRERIQLFEGVVIKRRGGGIGETFTVRKISYGVGVERTFPVNSPKLEKIEVARRGKVRRAKLYYLRDLRGKAARIKEIRR; translated from the coding sequence ATGAATATCCTACAAGCAATTACACAAGAGCAACTTCGTAAAGATATCCCGAGTTTTCGCCCGGGTGACACTTTGAAGGTGCATGTAAAAGTTATCGAAGGAACTCGTGAGCGTATCCAGTTGTTCGAAGGCGTTGTAATCAAACGTCGCGGCGGCGGTATCGGTGAGACTTTTACGGTTCGTAAAATCTCTTATGGTGTTGGTGTGGAAAGAACATTCCCAGTTAACTCCCCTAAACTCGAGAAAATCGAAGTGGCTCGCCGCGGTAAAGTTCGTCGTGCGAAGCTGTACTATCTTCGTGACCTGCGCGGTAAAGCTGCAAGAATTAAAGAAATTCGTCGCTAG
- a CDS encoding hemolysin III family protein, translating into MANTHTYSRKEEVANAVTHGIGAVLSIAALVMLVVYAVQNGTAWHVVSFSIYGATMLLLYFNSTMVHSLREGKAKDFFEFLDHSSIYLFIAGTYTPFMLVAIRGPLGWTLFGIAWGVAVFGVFFKAFFVKKFLFMSTIFYIAMGWMIVIAWSPLSQAVASGGMTLLVAGGLMYTLGTVFYVWRGFPYHHAIWHLFVLTGTVLHFFVVLLYILPIH; encoded by the coding sequence ATGGCTAATACTCACACTTACAGCCGCAAGGAAGAAGTAGCTAATGCGGTTACTCACGGGATCGGCGCCGTCTTAAGCATTGCTGCGCTGGTGATGCTGGTCGTATATGCCGTTCAGAACGGCACGGCTTGGCATGTAGTCAGTTTCTCCATTTACGGCGCTACTATGCTGCTGCTGTATTTTAATTCAACCATGGTGCATAGTCTCAGGGAGGGGAAGGCGAAGGATTTCTTTGAATTCCTTGACCACTCCTCGATTTATTTATTCATTGCCGGAACGTACACCCCGTTTATGCTGGTGGCGATCCGCGGACCGCTGGGCTGGACCTTATTCGGTATCGCTTGGGGAGTGGCGGTGTTCGGTGTCTTCTTCAAGGCCTTTTTCGTCAAAAAATTCCTGTTCATGTCCACCATCTTCTACATTGCGATGGGCTGGATGATCGTAATCGCCTGGAGCCCTCTGTCCCAGGCTGTCGCCAGTGGCGGGATGACACTGCTGGTAGCAGGGGGGTTGATGTACACCCTCGGCACCGTCTTTTATGTATGGCGGGGCTTCCCGTACCATCATGCAATCTGGCATTTATTCGTGCTTACGGGAACCGTTCTGCACTTCTTCGTTGTATTGTTATACATTCTCCCTATTCATTAA
- the rpsP gene encoding 30S ribosomal protein S16, with the protein MAVRIRLKRMGAHKAPFYRVVVSDSRSPRDGRFIEEIGYYNPIEVPAVVKIDEEKALKWLQTGAQASDTVRNLLSKAGVMKKFHESKLQK; encoded by the coding sequence GTGGCAGTACGTATTCGTTTGAAAAGAATGGGAGCACATAAAGCGCCTTTCTACCGTGTAGTGGTTTCCGATTCCCGGTCTCCTCGTGACGGCCGTTTTATCGAGGAAATCGGTTATTATAATCCGATCGAAGTACCGGCAGTCGTTAAGATTGACGAAGAGAAGGCTCTTAAATGGCTTCAGACAGGTGCACAAGCATCTGATACCGTCCGCAACCTGCTTTCCAAAGCTGGCGTGATGAAGAAGTTCCATGAGTCAAAGCTTCAGAAATAA
- a CDS encoding carbonic anhydrase yields MSQITDIMEFNKHFVEEKAYESYLTSRFPDKKMLIITCMDTRLVELLPKAMNFKNGDVKIIKNAGAVISQPFGSVMRSVMVALYELDADEVIVVGHYECGMASLNADKMINSIKERGVSDEVLSTLENSGIKLTKWLRGFDNVEEGVIQTVELIKRHPLLPPNVPIHGMIIDPATGALELVSDGYAD; encoded by the coding sequence ATGAGTCAGATTACAGACATTATGGAGTTCAACAAGCATTTTGTAGAGGAAAAGGCATATGAGAGCTATCTGACCAGCCGCTTCCCGGATAAAAAAATGCTGATCATCACCTGCATGGACACCCGGCTTGTTGAGCTTCTGCCTAAGGCCATGAATTTCAAGAACGGCGATGTCAAAATCATCAAGAACGCCGGAGCCGTCATCTCCCAGCCGTTCGGCAGCGTTATGCGCAGCGTCATGGTTGCGCTATACGAGCTGGATGCAGACGAAGTCATCGTCGTGGGGCATTATGAATGCGGCATGGCTTCCCTGAACGCGGACAAGATGATTAACTCTATCAAGGAGCGTGGAGTGTCTGATGAAGTGCTCAGCACCCTGGAGAATTCGGGAATTAAGCTGACGAAATGGCTGCGCGGGTTTGACAATGTCGAGGAAGGGGTAATTCAGACTGTGGAGCTGATTAAGCGCCACCCATTACTCCCCCCAAACGTACCTATTCACGGCATGATCATCGATCCGGCTACCGGAGCGCTTGAGCTTGTCTCGGACGGCTACGCGGACTAA
- the trmD gene encoding tRNA (guanosine(37)-N1)-methyltransferase TrmD gives MRIDVLTLFPDMCEGVFGTSILGKARDKGIASLNTVNFRDFSGNKHNSVDDTPYGGGGGMVLKPDPIFAAVEHVLAQNNAGGEHGDNGDTEAVKPRIILMCPQGRTYNQQIAEELAQEQHLIFICGHYEGYDERIREHLVTDELSIGDYVLTGGELPALTVIDSIVRLQPGALGNETSAISDSFSTRLLEYPHYTRPAEFRGWKVPDMLLSGHHANIEVWRREQALQRTLERRPDLLETAELTVKDKQTLKRLQEQASLKNN, from the coding sequence ATCCGCATCGACGTGCTGACGCTGTTCCCGGATATGTGTGAAGGCGTCTTCGGCACCAGCATTCTCGGTAAGGCCCGTGATAAAGGCATTGCTTCACTGAACACTGTGAACTTCCGCGACTTCTCGGGCAACAAGCATAATAGCGTAGATGACACGCCTTATGGCGGAGGGGGAGGCATGGTGCTGAAGCCTGACCCTATCTTCGCAGCGGTGGAGCATGTGCTGGCTCAGAATAACGCTGGCGGGGAGCATGGGGACAACGGGGATACAGAGGCAGTGAAGCCGCGTATTATTCTGATGTGCCCCCAGGGCCGGACCTATAACCAGCAGATCGCCGAAGAGCTGGCACAGGAACAGCACCTGATCTTCATTTGCGGTCATTATGAGGGCTATGACGAGCGAATCCGTGAGCATCTGGTGACGGACGAGCTGTCGATTGGCGACTATGTGCTGACCGGCGGTGAGCTGCCTGCCTTGACCGTAATAGATTCGATCGTGCGGCTGCAGCCGGGGGCGCTGGGTAACGAGACCTCTGCAATCTCTGACTCCTTCAGCACCAGGCTGCTGGAGTACCCGCATTATACCCGGCCGGCAGAGTTCAGGGGCTGGAAGGTGCCGGACATGCTGCTCAGCGGACATCATGCCAATATCGAAGTTTGGCGGCGTGAGCAGGCGCTTCAGCGTACCCTCGAACGCAGACCGGATCTGCTGGAGACGGCTGAGCTGACAGTGAAGGACAAGCAGACGCTGAAGCGGCTGCAGGAGCAGGCAAGCCTTAAGAATAATTAA
- a CDS encoding putative DNA-binding protein, giving the protein MSQENRLEKTNRINLLFAFYERLLTDKQQTFLKYYFHDDFSLGEIAAEFEISRQAVYEHIKRAEQVLENYEEKLGLLSKHEDRNKYLEELRRLQDTAMLPEQYKQQFMELMEQLQKLE; this is encoded by the coding sequence ATGAGTCAGGAGAATAGGCTCGAGAAAACCAACCGGATTAACCTGTTATTTGCTTTCTATGAACGGCTGCTTACTGACAAGCAACAGACGTTTCTCAAATATTATTTCCATGATGATTTCTCCCTGGGGGAGATCGCAGCGGAATTTGAAATTAGCCGCCAGGCTGTGTACGAGCATATTAAGCGGGCGGAGCAAGTGCTTGAGAATTATGAAGAGAAGCTTGGACTCCTGTCCAAGCATGAAGACCGCAACAAATACTTAGAAGAACTGCGCAGATTGCAGGATACGGCAATGCTGCCTGAGCAATATAAACAGCAGTTCATGGAACTCATGGAACAGCTGCAGAAGTTAGAGTAG
- a CDS encoding ribonuclease HII codes for MSEIDMLGYEKEGWGQSFRHIAGVDEVGRGCLFGDVVAAAVILPVGLIIEGVDDSKKLTAKKRDALYETIMEQALAVSLGHVGAAVIDEINIKQASRLAMRLAVEGLSQQPDYMLIDAEKVELPLPQRAIIKGDANSQSIAAASIIAKVTRDRLCEGLWEELYPDYGIKVHKGYATKLHREQIKALGVTPMHRRSFIGNILAEQEQLALF; via the coding sequence ATGAGTGAGATAGATATGCTTGGGTATGAAAAAGAAGGCTGGGGACAATCTTTCCGTCACATCGCAGGTGTGGATGAAGTGGGCCGGGGGTGTTTGTTCGGGGATGTGGTGGCTGCAGCGGTAATTTTGCCGGTGGGGCTGATTATTGAGGGTGTGGATGACTCTAAGAAGCTGACGGCCAAAAAGCGGGATGCTCTGTATGAGACCATTATGGAGCAGGCGCTGGCGGTAAGCTTAGGGCATGTGGGGGCAGCGGTGATCGATGAAATTAATATTAAGCAGGCTTCGCGTTTGGCGATGCGCCTGGCGGTAGAAGGTTTAAGCCAGCAGCCGGACTATATGCTGATTGATGCGGAGAAGGTGGAACTGCCCTTGCCGCAGCGCGCCATCATCAAAGGGGATGCCAACAGCCAGTCGATTGCTGCCGCCTCCATTATAGCCAAGGTGACCCGTGACCGGCTCTGTGAGGGCTTGTGGGAGGAATTATACCCGGATTATGGGATTAAAGTACATAAAGGATATGCTACCAAGCTGCATCGTGAACAGATCAAGGCACTGGGTGTAACTCCGATGCACCGGCGCAGCTTCATCGGCAATATTCTGGCGGAGCAGGAACAGCTGGCTTTATTCTAA
- the lepB gene encoding signal peptidase I, whose protein sequence is MQQDLQQGQGEVIDSNGQSPRKPKNEVLEWIKAIAIALVLVILIRWLLFKPFIVDGPSMKPNFHTGERVIVNEILYDIRKPERGEVIVFHVPSEGRDFIKRVIGVAGDTVTVEGDVVTVNGEPVNETYIQGAIDDAHNNNILYNNKNFPNEQFTDNKVPEGHVFVMGDNRSDSTDSRMIGYVPLGDIVGRADLIFWPVKNISLINH, encoded by the coding sequence ATGCAGCAGGATTTGCAGCAAGGGCAAGGCGAAGTGATTGATTCAAACGGCCAGAGCCCCCGGAAGCCAAAGAATGAAGTCCTGGAATGGATTAAAGCGATAGCGATTGCATTGGTTCTGGTTATTCTAATACGCTGGCTTTTGTTCAAACCGTTTATCGTAGACGGCCCTTCCATGAAGCCTAACTTCCATACCGGCGAAAGAGTGATTGTTAACGAAATTCTCTACGATATCCGCAAGCCGGAGCGCGGAGAAGTCATTGTGTTCCATGTGCCTTCAGAGGGCCGGGATTTCATTAAGCGTGTCATTGGTGTGGCAGGCGACACAGTCACAGTTGAAGGGGATGTCGTTACAGTTAACGGAGAGCCTGTGAACGAAACGTACATCCAAGGCGCGATTGATGATGCGCATAATAACAACATTTTGTACAACAATAAGAACTTCCCGAATGAGCAGTTTACGGACAATAAGGTGCCGGAAGGCCATGTGTTCGTAATGGGGGATAACCGCTCTGACAGCACGGACAGCCGGATGATCGGTTATGTGCCGCTGGGGGATATTGTCGGCCGTGCAGACCTTATTTTCTGGCCGGTGAAGAATATTTCATTAATAAATCATTAA